The Daucus carota subsp. sativus chromosome 9, DH1 v3.0, whole genome shotgun sequence genome window below encodes:
- the LOC108202118 gene encoding transcription factor MYB105 — MANKSAAHVFPIYATNADTTSATYSCSSSKPPLCSPSSMRMIFSDMDALSINTPKSSFEYENGRTSHFSDLLGKKTYTSRNKFEDSHIHITDLHVGSDQGRVVLHESSSSDGTNIDLNDSCGQSKLCSRGHWRPAEDSKLKDLVALYGPQNWNLIAEQLEGRSGKSCRLRWFNQLDPRINRRAFNEEEEERLMAAHRLYGNKWALIARLFPGRTDNAVKNHWHVIMARKYREQSSAYRRRKMGQTAFSTGSEPLASQPCHNNTNVVNNIREFGRNLSASSSSYGSPHMATMSNTPINPPYTAFYSPGHKSTYFYPSQQQCHPPIMMMNSNAVQQSHSNYHKPELEAMAATPRPAFQDFPISHHEQCYTSSASVMEEEDRYRKGNQFEIINAPPFIDFLGVGAT; from the exons ATGGCCAACAAATCTGCTGCTCATGTTTTTCCTATATATGCAACTAATGCAGACACCACAAGTGCCACTTATTCTTGTTCTTCCTCTAAACCTCCTCTTTGTTCACCATCTTCGATGAGAATGATTTTCTCAGACATGGATGCTCTGTCCATCAACACTCCCAAGAGCTCCTTTGAGTATGAAAATGGAAGAACTTCTCATTTTTCTGACCTTTTGGGTAAAAAAACTTACACTTCTAGGAACAAGTTTGAGGACTCTCACATCCACATCACTGATCTTCATGTTGGTAGTGATCAGGGAAGAGTAGTGCTGCATGAGTCCTCAAGTAGTGATGGAACCAACATTGATCTTAATGATTCTTGTGGGCAGTCTAAGCTGTGTTCTAGAGGCCACTGGAGGCCTGCAGAAGATAGTAAGCTCAAGGATCTTGTTGCTCTTTATGGTCCTCAGAATTGGAATCTTATTGCAGAGCAGTTGGAAGGGAGATCAG GAAAGAGCTGCAGGCTGAGATGGTTCAACCAACTGGATCCAAGAATCAACAGAAGGGCATTcaatgaagaagaagaggaaaggcTAATGGCAGCTCACAGATTATATGGTAACAAGTGGGCTTTGATAGCCAGATTGTTTCCTGGAAGAACAGACAATGCTGTGAAGAACCACTGGCATGTCATCATGGCCAGGAAATATAGAGAACAGTCCAGTGCTTACAGGAGGAGAAAAATGGGCCAAACTGCTTTTTCCACAGGCTCAGAGCCTTTAGCTTCACAACCATGCCATAATAACACTAATGTTGTGAATAATATCAGAGAATTTGGAAGAAATCTCTCTGCTTCCAGCAGCTCATATGGATCTCCCCACATGGCAACTATGTCAAACACTCCCATCAATCCCCCCTACACTGCTTTCTACTCACCTG GTCACAAAAGCACTTACTTTTATCCATCACAACAACAATGCCATCCTCCTATCATGATGATGAACTCAAATGCAGTGCAACAATCACACTCAAACTATCACAAACCAGAGCTAGAAGCAATGGCAGCAACACCAAGACCAGCATTTCAAGATTTTCCCATCAGTCATCATGAACAGTGTTACACATCCTCAGCATCAGTCATGGAGGAAGAGGACAGATACAGAAAAGGAAACCAGTTTGAGATTATCAATGCACCTCCATTTATAGACTTTCTTGGAGTTGGAGCCACTTGA
- the LOC108201706 gene encoding probable calcium-binding protein CML46, producing the protein MEVKSLTKLALFFNVVSYDINFAKFLAKIEVFFGLFLLFISALWKVVTLDFKSASSKKCVYNEDNRKSRVGKEDISIVMCRLGISGDLDNEIIGEFDSVEDVLLLMDGNAGEEEDCVISFEDVRDAFDVFDSNKDGFIDETELQRVLNALGIQQEDSTLVQCRRMINKFDENGDGFIDFDEFVALINNCF; encoded by the coding sequence ATGGAGGTAAAATCACTAACAAAACTAGCCTTGTTCTTCAATGTTGTTTCCTACGACATCAATTTCGCCAAGTTTCTTGCAAAAATTGAGGTATTTTTCGGGctttttttgttgtttatttCCGCCTTATGGAAAGTTGTGACCCTTGACTTTAAGTCCGCCTCGTCGAAAAAATGTGTTTACAATGAGGATAATAGGAAGTCCAGAGTTGGGAAAGAAGATATTAGCATAGTGATGTGCAGACTAGGAATTTCAGGGGATTTAGATAACGAGATTATCGGTGAGTTTGATAGTGTTGAGGATGTGTTATTACTGATGGATGGTAATGCTGGTGAGGAGGAGGATTGTGTAATATCTTTCGAAGATGTGAGAGATGCTTTCGATGTTTTTGACAGCAATAAAGATGGTTTCATCGATGAAACGGAGCTGCAGAGGGTTCTGAATGCTCTGGGCATTCAGCAAGAAGACTCGACATTGGTTCAATGCAGAAGGATGATCAACAAGTTTGATGAGAATGGGGATGGattcattgattttgatgaatttGTTGCATTGATTAACAACTGTTTCTAA